The proteins below are encoded in one region of Paenibacillus sp. YYML68:
- the purU gene encoding formyltetrahydrofolate deformylase, giving the protein MNETNNVRAKLLISCPDQPGIVAKISNLLYQHNANIVSSDQYSTDPSSGMFFMRIEFDMPGIEEREQQIGQEIEALGLNIDYTLSLAKRKKRMAIFVSKEDHCLVELLWQWKSGDLDVDIPMIVSNHPDSAALAEQFGIPYYHIQVDKDNKKLAEEQQLKLLDGKVDYVVLARYMQILTPNFVAAYRNRIINIHHSFLPAFIGAKPYERAFARGVKIIGATAHFVNEQLDEGPIIEQDIQRVTHNENANELKKIGRMIERVVLARAVKWYIEDRIIIHENKTVVFN; this is encoded by the coding sequence ATGAACGAAACGAACAACGTAAGAGCGAAGCTGCTAATCTCGTGCCCGGACCAGCCGGGAATCGTAGCGAAAATATCGAATTTGTTATATCAGCACAATGCGAATATCGTGTCCTCGGATCAATACTCGACTGACCCTTCGAGCGGCATGTTCTTCATGCGCATCGAGTTCGACATGCCGGGCATCGAGGAGCGGGAGCAGCAGATCGGTCAAGAGATCGAGGCGCTCGGACTGAACATCGACTACACGCTCTCGCTGGCGAAGCGGAAGAAGCGGATGGCGATCTTCGTATCCAAGGAGGATCATTGTCTTGTCGAACTGCTGTGGCAGTGGAAGTCGGGCGATCTGGATGTCGACATCCCGATGATCGTGAGCAACCACCCGGATTCGGCGGCGCTGGCCGAGCAGTTCGGTATTCCGTATTACCATATTCAGGTAGATAAGGATAACAAGAAGCTGGCCGAGGAGCAGCAGCTGAAGCTGCTGGACGGCAAGGTCGATTACGTCGTGCTGGCCCGCTACATGCAGATTCTGACACCGAACTTCGTTGCGGCCTACCGCAATCGGATCATTAACATTCACCATTCGTTCCTTCCAGCGTTCATCGGCGCGAAGCCTTACGAGCGCGCGTTCGCTCGCGGGGTCAAAATTATCGGCGCAACCGCCCACTTCGTGAACGAGCAGCTGGACGAAGGTCCGATCATCGAGCAGGACATTCAGCGCGTCACCCATAACGAGAATGCTAACGAGCTGAAGAAGATCGGCCGCATGATCGAGCGCGTCGTCCTCGCAAGAGCGGTGAAGTGGTACATCGAGGATCGCATCATTATTCATGAGAACAAGACGGTTGTGTTCAATTAG
- a CDS encoding RimK family alpha-L-glutamate ligase, whose product MLTGWLVYNEADAARNRDYIRWMLDEAEQLGLRLQLKLKERLVFGAHSGGLFIREHGVEAKLPTFVIMRNIDSLFSRQCELLGVKVFNSSAVSELANHKARTYQWLAQHGIPMPQTYFIHQHEYEAASFQSLTFPMVLKAVDGRGGTEVHRVDSLSELTDYVESGERGRSYVLQRMAQPGRDVRVFVIGRRIVGAVLRSSQHDFRANHSLGGDSSLYELDEEQRCLVDRITRLIELGMAGIDFMFDEHGQFVFNELEDVVGSRTLSLHSEVNIVRLYLSWIIEQLHADEAS is encoded by the coding sequence ATGCTGACAGGCTGGCTCGTCTATAATGAAGCAGATGCGGCGCGCAACCGCGATTACATACGGTGGATGCTGGATGAGGCGGAGCAGCTTGGCCTGCGGCTGCAGCTGAAGCTGAAGGAGCGACTCGTGTTCGGCGCGCACAGTGGCGGGCTGTTCATCCGTGAACATGGCGTGGAGGCGAAGCTGCCGACGTTCGTGATCATGCGCAACATCGACAGCCTGTTCTCGAGGCAGTGCGAGCTGCTCGGGGTGAAGGTGTTCAACAGCTCCGCCGTGTCGGAGCTCGCCAATCACAAGGCGCGTACGTACCAATGGCTAGCGCAGCATGGCATTCCGATGCCACAGACGTACTTCATTCATCAGCATGAATATGAAGCGGCATCGTTCCAGTCGCTGACTTTCCCGATGGTGCTGAAGGCAGTAGACGGACGTGGCGGCACGGAGGTGCACCGCGTCGACAGCTTGAGCGAGCTGACAGACTATGTGGAATCGGGCGAGCGAGGCCGATCGTACGTGCTGCAGCGCATGGCGCAGCCGGGGCGAGACGTGAGAGTGTTCGTTATCGGTAGGCGCATCGTCGGGGCAGTGCTCCGCAGCTCGCAGCACGACTTCCGGGCGAACCATTCGCTCGGCGGTGATTCGTCTCTGTATGAGCTGGATGAAGAACAGCGCTGCTTGGTGGATCGAATTACAAGGCTGATCGAGCTCGGCATGGCTGGAATTGATTTCATGTTCGATGAGCACGGACAATTCGTCTTCAACGAGCTGGAGGACGTGGTCGGCAGTCGGACACTGTCGCTACACAGTGAAGTTAATATTGTGCGTCTCTATTTAAGCTGGATCATCGAGCAGCTTCATGCGGATGAGGCTTCGTGA
- a CDS encoding glycoside hydrolase family 113, producing the protein MGSCGPRSESAQAAYYEAMFSDKRDWVGGFMLWDWQAHLYERSKSAADDDYCM; encoded by the coding sequence ATGGGGTCTTGCGGACCGCGGAGCGAATCCGCGCAAGCGGCCTACTACGAGGCCATGTTCAGCGACAAGCGGGACTGGGTCGGCGGCTTCATGCTGTGGGACTGGCAGGCACACCTGTATGAGCGTTCAAAGTCAGCGGCCGACGACGATTATTGCATGTAA
- a CDS encoding alpha/beta hydrolase encodes MEAIELWPGAMPGAQEGVDEECPRLTPYLLDTIAAKGPRPAVIVCPGGGYARCAQHEGEPIAQWLNRIGISAFVLDYRVAPSKHPAPLSDAQRAVRIVRANAEAWGIDPSRIGILGFSAGGHVAGSTGVFFDEGAPEAEDPIERCSSRPDVTILCYPVITLTEPFGHQGSRRHLLGEESSEEQAHSMSLERHVRPDTPPVFLWYTSDDEVVPVENALLYAAALRRERVPFELHSYESGRHGLGLAEEHPYAAPWTEACERWLRIRGF; translated from the coding sequence ATGGAAGCGATAGAACTATGGCCGGGCGCGATGCCTGGCGCACAGGAAGGTGTAGACGAGGAGTGTCCACGACTTACGCCCTACTTACTGGACACGATCGCTGCAAAAGGACCGCGGCCAGCCGTCATCGTCTGTCCGGGCGGAGGCTATGCGCGGTGCGCGCAGCATGAGGGAGAGCCGATCGCGCAGTGGCTGAACCGGATCGGAATCTCGGCGTTCGTGCTCGATTACCGGGTCGCCCCGTCGAAGCACCCGGCGCCGTTATCCGACGCGCAGCGGGCGGTTCGCATCGTGCGGGCGAATGCGGAAGCTTGGGGGATAGACCCGAGTCGCATTGGCATTCTCGGCTTCTCAGCTGGGGGACATGTGGCGGGGTCGACCGGCGTATTCTTCGATGAGGGAGCGCCAGAGGCAGAGGATCCGATCGAGCGCTGCAGCTCGAGGCCAGACGTGACGATCTTGTGCTATCCGGTCATTACGCTGACGGAGCCATTCGGGCATCAGGGCTCCCGACGTCATCTGCTCGGCGAAGAGTCTAGTGAGGAGCAGGCACACAGCATGAGTCTCGAGCGGCACGTGAGACCGGATACACCGCCTGTCTTCCTCTGGTACACGTCTGACGACGAGGTAGTGCCGGTCGAGAACGCGCTGCTGTATGCGGCAGCTCTGCGCCGCGAGCGCGTCCCGTTCGAGCTGCACAGCTACGAGAGCGGTCGCCACGGGCTCGGGCTCGCCGAGGAGCATCCGTATGCCGCTCCTTGGACTGAGGCGTGCGAGCGATGGCTGCGCATCCGGGGCTTCTAA
- a CDS encoding metalloregulator ArsR/SmtB family transcription factor, which yields MNNFESNEQCEDVCSGTSSIDELKRSLISEPTAAGLAEIFKALGDPTRVKLIHTLLQQELCVHDLTLVLEMGQSAVSHQLRYLRNLRIVKRRKVGKTVYYSLDDEHIEQLFTQMLQHIKHE from the coding sequence TTGAACAACTTCGAATCGAACGAGCAGTGCGAGGACGTCTGCAGCGGAACGAGCTCAATCGACGAGCTGAAGAGGAGTCTGATCTCCGAGCCGACGGCAGCGGGCCTTGCCGAAATATTCAAGGCGCTGGGAGACCCGACGCGGGTCAAGCTCATACATACGCTGCTACAGCAGGAGCTGTGCGTGCATGACTTGACGCTGGTGCTGGAGATGGGGCAATCTGCCGTATCGCATCAGCTTCGTTACTTGCGTAATTTAAGAATCGTCAAGAGGCGAAAGGTAGGCAAGACGGTGTACTATTCGCTCGACGATGAGCATATTGAACAACTATTTACACAAATGCTGCAGCATATCAAGCATGAGTAG
- a CDS encoding MFS transporter, which yields MTTKKHKLVEHTRDSSVQKPSFPMRTYAVALFLIEFVRGAFLISFLPAYGLQHLGLTTAAIGVAVSVHYVSDTLVKSFAGYMLDRFSLRLIAPIGLGVSLVGLLLVQTASSLWLLAVAAALFGIGISPIWLSGLSRADSRNRGTHMGVLYTCWLAGLGAGPIVVNFILDQSYFFAYWLMLGLWGAALIVSLFMESGHHAQGHQQVQQLSRATHAGASSTLGLGEQLRLLADRLRSMRVLLPAMVLQTMAAGMLVPVLPSFATSSLGLTYSQYSLLLVAAGLFTVGGLIPMGRWIDSKEKRWFVIIGFSVFAVMLYTLTLVRSLWPAVLTAAVLGLAYAAVLPAWNAVLAAYVPEEQKGMGWGLLSSIEGVGIMLGPIAGGWLADQFGPRGAILSSAVLLGFIAVYYLVVSSGLKRGVKVGG from the coding sequence ATGACAACGAAGAAGCACAAGCTTGTTGAACATACCCGGGACTCCAGTGTCCAGAAGCCGAGCTTCCCGATGCGCACGTATGCAGTTGCGCTCTTCCTGATCGAATTCGTTCGTGGCGCGTTCCTGATCTCGTTCTTGCCCGCCTATGGGCTGCAGCACCTCGGCCTGACGACGGCCGCGATCGGGGTAGCGGTCTCTGTCCATTATGTGTCCGACACACTGGTCAAAAGCTTCGCCGGCTACATGCTGGATCGATTCTCGCTGCGGCTTATCGCTCCGATCGGTCTTGGCGTCTCGCTCGTCGGCCTGCTGCTCGTGCAGACCGCCTCCTCGCTCTGGCTGCTCGCAGTGGCAGCTGCGCTGTTCGGCATAGGCATCTCGCCGATATGGCTTAGTGGCTTAAGCAGGGCCGATTCGCGCAATCGCGGAACCCACATGGGCGTGCTGTACACGTGCTGGCTCGCGGGACTTGGCGCTGGACCGATCGTGGTCAACTTCATACTGGACCAGAGCTACTTCTTCGCGTATTGGCTGATGCTCGGATTGTGGGGGGCTGCGCTGATCGTTTCTCTGTTTATGGAGAGTGGGCATCATGCTCAGGGACATCAACAGGTGCAGCAGCTGAGTCGAGCTACACATGCTGGAGCTTCTTCTACGCTCGGTCTCGGCGAGCAGCTACGCCTGCTGGCCGACCGGCTGCGGTCGATGCGAGTGCTGCTGCCTGCGATGGTGCTGCAGACGATGGCGGCGGGCATGCTGGTGCCAGTGCTGCCAAGCTTCGCGACGTCGAGTCTTGGATTGACGTACTCGCAATATTCGCTGCTTCTCGTCGCAGCCGGGCTGTTCACGGTCGGGGGGCTTATACCGATGGGACGATGGATCGACAGCAAGGAGAAGCGGTGGTTCGTCATTATCGGCTTCTCCGTGTTTGCGGTGATGCTATATACGCTGACGCTCGTCCGAAGCTTGTGGCCTGCAGTGCTCACAGCTGCCGTGCTCGGTCTTGCCTATGCGGCTGTGTTGCCTGCATGGAATGCGGTGCTCGCCGCCTACGTGCCCGAGGAGCAGAAGGGAATGGGCTGGGGACTGCTCTCGAGCATCGAAGGTGTCGGCATCATGCTCGGCCCGATCGCAGGCGGCTGGCTCGCCGATCAGTTCGGCCCTCGCGGGGCGATATTGTCGAGCGCGGTGCTGCTTGGGTTTATTGCGGTGTATTATTTGGTAGTGTCTTCGGGGCTGAAGAGGGGAGTGAAGGTGGGCGGCTAA
- a CDS encoding substrate-binding domain-containing protein, with the protein MSNFAIKITIPRLLLLVLLAAVSILYAFQIPIYTVNSHGEISQYFSSIQELNDQADLIVLAEVQRTKSFKYKNMPFTISTVSISKVVKGNKNKQDTIQVLETGGIMNNVEYTYEHSRAMRRNDKVALYLAPYNGPITQEEAYVVLGVYQGKLQYDESGAIIGGHQHISDDLKSVKSIEDLESGRGGRPAPTALVCANDTIALTAMQALKELGVKVPGDVSVTGFDNIESSYQTSPALTTVHVPKESLGERAVERLLGRIERKQTPMEKLLLSGEVFYRESTAGPMTAQEQSS; encoded by the coding sequence ATGTCTAACTTCGCTATTAAAATAACAATTCCTAGACTGCTATTGTTAGTCTTGTTAGCTGCAGTATCGATTCTATATGCATTCCAAATTCCGATATACACCGTCAACTCCCACGGTGAAATATCTCAATACTTCAGTTCGATCCAAGAACTCAATGATCAAGCGGATCTGATTGTTCTCGCAGAGGTACAGCGTACCAAGAGCTTCAAATATAAGAATATGCCTTTCACGATCTCAACAGTTAGCATCAGCAAAGTGGTGAAGGGCAACAAGAATAAGCAGGATACGATTCAGGTTCTGGAAACCGGAGGCATCATGAATAACGTGGAATATACGTATGAGCATTCCAGAGCAATGAGAAGAAACGACAAGGTTGCCTTATATCTCGCACCATACAACGGCCCTATTACGCAGGAGGAAGCCTACGTCGTTCTCGGCGTCTACCAAGGGAAGCTCCAATACGATGAGAGCGGAGCGATCATCGGAGGTCATCAGCATATATCAGACGACTTGAAGAGTGTGAAGTCTATTGAAGACTTGGAATCAGGCCGTGGCGGTCGTCCAGCGCCGACTGCGCTCGTCTGCGCGAACGACACGATTGCGCTGACCGCGATGCAAGCGCTGAAGGAGCTTGGGGTGAAGGTGCCCGGTGACGTATCCGTGACCGGCTTCGACAACATCGAGAGCTCGTACCAGACGTCGCCCGCACTGACGACGGTGCACGTGCCGAAGGAGTCGCTCGGTGAGCGTGCGGTGGAGCGGCTGCTCGGTCGAATCGAGCGCAAGCAGACTCCGATGGAGAAGCTGCTCCTGTCAGGCGAGGTGTTCTACCGCGAGTCGACGGCAGGCCCGATGACGGCGCAGGAGCAATCGTCTTAG
- a CDS encoding DUF445 domain-containing protein, with the protein MMNIRRIVENSPSTRRLQEVASSGVIDVRITVAQGESSMKGKAKYTAATSLIVMFAGFVLTIPWAAEVPWVRFLQSGFEAGLVGGLADWFAVTALFRHPLGIPIPHTALLPKNRDRVTKALISTIENELLSKESLMSKLGSLSIASRLLDLIESNLRTPQAKSALVRVLETALDHIPWDEAARLADRELKRQAAKVDVPAVVQQGVRYAVDRQYDEKALNGLLDIAYELVSRVDTRDRLGAMAMHAVSQLNVGGFMSFAMNALAGFLSEEKLGSIIQEQLLRELSRLKSEQDTNRRWVVQELRKYVLAFGTTQEQRQALEDWKHDLLDRLDVTEKASQVLSDIRSRLLGFIREERFADDYMLPFLSQALGKLKADQQAMDSLESFIRNGLTNWVGENHHLIGRLIEENVNKFDDQTLISLMEDRIGQDLQWIRVNGAICGFLIGLLFAAFHMFV; encoded by the coding sequence ATGATGAACATCAGACGCATTGTCGAAAATTCACCGAGTACGAGGCGGCTCCAAGAGGTCGCTTCGTCCGGCGTCATAGACGTTCGAATTACAGTAGCACAAGGAGAGAGTAGCATGAAGGGGAAGGCGAAATATACGGCGGCAACGTCGTTGATTGTGATGTTCGCAGGCTTCGTCCTGACTATACCGTGGGCGGCGGAGGTGCCTTGGGTGCGCTTCCTGCAGAGCGGCTTCGAGGCGGGGCTCGTCGGCGGTCTGGCCGACTGGTTCGCGGTGACGGCGCTGTTCCGTCATCCGCTTGGCATACCGATCCCGCATACGGCATTATTGCCGAAAAACCGCGACCGCGTGACGAAGGCGCTCATCTCTACGATTGAAAATGAGCTGCTCAGCAAGGAGAGTCTCATGAGCAAGCTCGGCTCGCTCAGTATCGCATCGCGCCTACTCGATCTGATCGAGTCGAATCTGCGCACACCGCAAGCGAAATCCGCGCTCGTTCGAGTGCTTGAGACTGCGCTGGACCACATTCCTTGGGACGAGGCGGCACGCCTAGCCGACCGGGAGCTGAAGCGTCAGGCAGCCAAGGTGGACGTGCCTGCGGTCGTGCAGCAGGGCGTGCGCTACGCGGTAGACCGCCAGTACGATGAGAAGGCGCTGAACGGGCTGCTCGACATCGCTTACGAGCTCGTAAGCCGCGTTGACACGCGCGATCGACTTGGCGCGATGGCGATGCACGCCGTATCACAGCTGAACGTAGGCGGCTTCATGTCGTTCGCGATGAACGCACTCGCCGGCTTCTTAAGCGAAGAGAAGCTTGGCAGCATCATTCAGGAGCAGCTGCTCCGGGAGCTATCCAGACTCAAGAGCGAGCAGGACACGAACCGTCGCTGGGTCGTGCAGGAGCTGCGCAAGTACGTACTGGCGTTCGGTACGACGCAAGAGCAGCGTCAGGCGCTGGAAGACTGGAAGCACGATCTGCTGGATCGGCTTGATGTGACGGAGAAGGCTTCACAGGTGCTCAGCGATATACGTAGCCGCCTGCTTGGCTTCATTCGTGAGGAGCGCTTCGCCGATGACTACATGCTTCCGTTTCTGAGTCAGGCGCTCGGCAAGCTGAAGGCCGATCAGCAGGCGATGGATAGTCTGGAGAGCTTCATTCGCAACGGGCTTACCAATTGGGTGGGGGAAAACCATCATCTGATCGGTCGCTTGATCGAGGAGAACGTGAACAAGTTCGACGATCAGACGCTCATCTCGTTGATGGAGGATCGGATCGGTCAAGATCTGCAGTGGATTCGCGTGAACGGGGCGATCTGCGGCTTCTTGATCGGCCTGCTATTTGCCGCGTTTCATATGTTCGTATAG
- a CDS encoding pentapeptide repeat-containing protein: MYNDFISDCTNCFGLCCVALPYGKSADFPINKDAGDPCRHLCSNNSCAIHNRLRVEGFRGCVSYECFGAGQKVSQLIFHNKDWREDVDHANEMFAVFPIVQQLHEMLYYLKQALALRETTSIKLSLQKIYEETVELTIKRPKEILEIDLAAHRSKVNALLTETSKMYRNDRNDAGEKQRTKKDVDFIGANLEGLTLRGKDFRGKLMISSSLRNSDLRRADWIGADLRDADLSGADLTDALFLTQSQLNSAIGDVHTKIPWFLEKPSHWLNKNNM; the protein is encoded by the coding sequence ATGTATAATGATTTCATATCAGATTGTACGAATTGCTTTGGATTATGCTGTGTAGCTTTACCTTACGGAAAATCAGCTGATTTTCCTATTAATAAAGACGCTGGTGATCCGTGCCGTCATTTATGTTCAAATAACTCGTGTGCGATACACAATAGATTAAGAGTAGAAGGCTTTCGCGGGTGTGTTTCATATGAGTGTTTCGGTGCTGGACAGAAAGTTTCACAATTAATATTTCATAATAAAGATTGGCGTGAAGATGTAGACCATGCCAACGAAATGTTTGCTGTATTTCCAATAGTTCAACAATTACACGAAATGCTTTACTACCTCAAACAAGCCTTAGCATTACGCGAGACTACATCCATTAAGCTCAGTCTGCAGAAGATCTATGAAGAAACAGTCGAGCTAACCATAAAGCGTCCAAAGGAAATTCTAGAAATTGATCTTGCAGCTCATAGAAGCAAAGTTAATGCTCTATTAACTGAGACAAGTAAGATGTATAGAAACGACAGGAATGATGCCGGTGAAAAGCAAAGGACCAAGAAGGATGTAGACTTCATAGGAGCAAACCTAGAAGGATTAACATTACGAGGCAAAGATTTTCGCGGAAAGCTGATGATCTCATCAAGCTTAAGAAACAGTGACTTGAGAAGGGCTGATTGGATTGGGGCTGACCTTAGGGATGCAGATTTAAGTGGGGCAGACTTAACAGATGCCCTCTTTCTTACACAGTCGCAGCTCAATTCAGCAATAGGGGATGTCCATACTAAAATTCCATGGTTCTTAGAGAAGCCAAGCCATTGGTTAAACAAAAATAACATGTGA
- a CDS encoding sulfite exporter TauE/SafE family protein has translation MDLSLLSILSFGFILGIKHAIEPDHVIAVSTIASESRRLSRSSLAGVYWGIGHTLTLFLTGVLLILLKVEIPEKWAMSFEFLVGIMLVYLGVAAIRSFRNVHVHNHKHDEVEAHHHVHAHVYNGEHAHTPHRHSSYGKSMLIGFIHGLAGSGAMVLLTMSTVSTAWEAALYIAVFGAGTVAGMLFFTTVIGIPFVLSTGKRVLNRALTQVTGAVSALFGVYYMYNLGVTEGLFKLWLQ, from the coding sequence ATGGATCTGTCATTATTATCCATCTTATCGTTCGGATTCATACTCGGGATCAAGCATGCGATCGAGCCCGATCATGTGATTGCCGTCTCGACGATTGCCAGCGAGAGCCGTCGACTGTCGCGCTCGTCGCTTGCAGGCGTATACTGGGGCATCGGTCACACGCTGACGTTGTTCTTAACAGGCGTATTGCTCATTTTGCTTAAGGTCGAGATCCCGGAGAAATGGGCAATGTCGTTCGAATTCCTCGTCGGCATTATGTTGGTCTATCTCGGTGTGGCGGCCATTCGCTCGTTCCGCAATGTTCACGTTCACAATCATAAGCATGATGAGGTGGAAGCCCACCATCATGTGCATGCACATGTGTACAATGGGGAGCATGCGCATACGCCGCATCGTCACAGCTCCTACGGCAAGTCGATGCTGATCGGCTTCATTCACGGTCTGGCCGGCAGCGGCGCGATGGTGCTGCTGACGATGAGTACGGTTAGCACCGCGTGGGAGGCTGCTCTCTACATTGCGGTGTTCGGAGCGGGGACAGTTGCAGGTATGCTGTTCTTCACGACGGTGATCGGCATCCCATTCGTGCTCAGCACAGGCAAGCGCGTTCTGAATCGGGCGCTCACGCAGGTGACGGGCGCGGTCAGCGCCTTGTTCGGCGTGTATTATATGTATAACCTCGGCGTGACCGAGGGGCTGTTCAAGCTGTGGCTGCAGTGA
- a CDS encoding RimK family alpha-L-glutamate ligase: MKPKCGIVYNGHLQSDKFMVQLHWLSDTAKRHGFEPELIGNHRLIPAVIDGRCTLLGPYADYRPDFFFFWDKDIRLARHLEKMGFRLFNSASSIEICDDKSRTYEVLAEHGVTMPKTVTGPLLYEGFELEDVSSVPSIVAELGLPLVLKEAYGSFGEQVYLIASEEELIGRLKSLGAKPYVLQELVASSYGRDVRINVVGGEAAAAMLRRSETDFRANVTAGGRMFPYEPTDEEKAFAVRCAELVGADFAGVDLLFGPDGEPVLCEINSNAHFKNIFDCTGVDLAEAMFRYIRSVLYAADGSRKGDAPC, translated from the coding sequence ATGAAGCCGAAGTGCGGCATCGTATATAATGGACATTTGCAATCTGATAAATTTATGGTGCAGCTCCATTGGCTGTCGGACACCGCGAAGCGACACGGCTTCGAGCCTGAGCTGATCGGCAATCATCGGCTCATCCCTGCGGTGATCGATGGACGCTGTACGCTGCTTGGACCGTATGCCGACTACAGGCCGGATTTCTTTTTCTTCTGGGATAAAGATATCCGGCTTGCCCGGCATCTGGAGAAGATGGGCTTCCGGCTGTTCAACAGCGCCTCCTCGATCGAAATATGCGACGATAAGTCGCGCACGTATGAGGTGCTGGCTGAACACGGCGTAACGATGCCGAAGACCGTTACAGGGCCGCTTCTATATGAAGGCTTCGAGCTGGAGGACGTGTCGAGTGTGCCGTCGATCGTAGCTGAGCTCGGTCTGCCGCTCGTGCTGAAGGAGGCGTACGGCTCGTTCGGGGAGCAGGTGTATTTGATCGCAAGTGAGGAGGAGCTCATCGGGCGGCTGAAGTCGCTAGGCGCTAAGCCTTACGTGCTGCAGGAGCTCGTAGCGTCGAGCTACGGCCGTGACGTACGGATTAACGTCGTCGGTGGCGAGGCGGCAGCGGCGATGCTGCGCCGATCGGAGACCGACTTCCGGGCGAACGTAACGGCAGGGGGGCGCATGTTCCCATACGAGCCGACGGACGAGGAGAAGGCGTTCGCCGTTCGGTGCGCGGAGCTCGTAGGCGCCGATTTCGCCGGGGTCGATCTGCTGTTCGGGCCTGACGGTGAGCCTGTGCTGTGTGAGATTAATTCGAATGCGCATTTTAAAAACATATTCGACTGCACCGGAGTCGATCTAGCTGAGGCGATGTTCCGGTACATTCGCTCGGTGCTGTACGCCGCCGATGGCAGCCGCAAGGGGGATGCTCCATGCTGA
- a CDS encoding CPBP family intramembrane glutamic endopeptidase encodes MADLQVKSIRPKLWLTALFALVVVVLVQLSQQLAQNVPFTALQPLVTLYTPFALALLLAAVGAAAPRALQVLVLTSAAYACGYGLSVPLKVLLLDAAQAWELSHEWTVVLSRFSVLGYITPLALLMVLKRPRIHYIAWGSFTAPIQFPFIWYGIRDPMWRFLLIFAVVVTVSFSFFVDAERIGPLLGAALGFAVVNALLEELLWRGLVLSRLADELGPRLAVVAAGVAFGLYHYSIGFPWSICVLFALPGMIMSGVTVRSGGLLPVVLMHIVMNVLFAFSGLIFPR; translated from the coding sequence ATGGCGGATCTACAGGTAAAAAGCATACGCCCCAAGCTCTGGCTTACTGCGCTGTTCGCACTGGTCGTCGTCGTGCTCGTGCAGCTGTCACAGCAGCTTGCGCAGAACGTGCCCTTCACGGCGCTTCAGCCGCTCGTGACGCTCTACACGCCATTCGCGCTCGCCTTGCTGCTGGCAGCGGTCGGTGCTGCAGCGCCAAGAGCGCTGCAGGTGCTCGTGCTCACGAGCGCCGCCTACGCGTGCGGTTATGGGCTGTCGGTGCCGCTGAAGGTGCTTCTGCTGGACGCTGCGCAAGCGTGGGAGCTTTCACATGAATGGACAGTGGTGCTGTCTCGTTTCAGCGTGCTCGGTTATATCACACCACTTGCACTCCTCATGGTGCTGAAGCGGCCGCGCATTCATTACATAGCTTGGGGCAGTTTTACCGCCCCGATCCAATTTCCGTTCATCTGGTACGGGATACGCGATCCGATGTGGCGGTTTTTGCTCATATTCGCTGTCGTTGTGACAGTGTCGTTCAGCTTCTTCGTCGATGCGGAACGGATCGGGCCGCTGCTCGGCGCAGCGCTCGGCTTCGCGGTCGTCAATGCGCTGCTCGAGGAGCTGCTGTGGCGCGGCCTTGTGTTAAGTCGTCTAGCTGATGAGCTCGGTCCTCGCTTAGCGGTGGTTGCTGCAGGTGTCGCCTTCGGCTTGTATCACTATTCCATTGGGTTTCCGTGGAGTATATGCGTGCTATTCGCACTGCCGGGCATGATCATGAGCGGCGTAACGGTGCGCTCTGGCGGCTTGCTGCCGGTCGTGCTGATGCATATCGTGATGAATGTGCTGTTTGCGTTCAGCGGCCTTATTTTTCCTAGGTGA